CTTAAATCACTCAATGGTGAGTTTTGCATTTAGAACTGAAGACGTGTCGGTGTGTTGCACACCCGAATCCATGAACGGGCGTACGAAGCATCGCCCGTTTTCCTCCATGCTCCTTGACTCATGAAAGGAAGACTCTTCAAGACGAGAGTCCATCCAGACGAGCCTTCATCGCTCAGACATCCTCAGGTAGATTCAACAGCAGACACTCAGCTGGTATCACCTGAGAGACCGCTGAGCTGCATTACATATTCATCCTCGCCGCCTCATTTGTATATTAGCCTTTCATGATTCACTTCACTAGGCTGGAAGCTACTCACATTCATTCAGTACCTTTTTCCTCTAATGTGATATGTCACATTAGCCCGACCCATAGAGACAatttacaaacacaaacacgcgATTATACAGAGTGCTCCCGCGACACTAATCATTCTAGTCTTGGGTTAACCATCATTAGTTTGACTCTACAGTGAGAAATACAAAGCACAGGTTTGTAATTGGCCTAGTTTAAGAAAACTAATCTGTTCAAATTGTAGATTGAAATGCAGGAAGTCTGTTTGGTTGTACTTGGAGCAGCAAAAAATGAAGTCATTGTCTGCTTGGacaatttgaaaaatttctTTGAAGCTCAGCCGGGTTGAAGAGTATTAGAGCATGATTATTATCATCGGAGATGTTGGATGTGAGTAGCAGTGAGGACTGACTCGCGGACCAGAGTATTAATTTTGTGCAAAATTCTCATCGCTGCGCCCATTTTGCACCAGGTTTTGATTTTCTTACCGATGTATTATTTCCCCATCTCCCTGTGTATTATCGTGGAGATGGAAAGGTCAGTTtaatttattgttgtttcttttcttttcgttGAGTGGCagggcaacttttttttgtttgttcttttgacaACTTAAAACTGGACATGATGACCTCATTCAGTTTTGGCAAACATGCTGCATCATATGCAATTAACAGTAgataaatgtgtattttctatACTCTGCTAAAatcacaaacaacaacaacaatcagcTGCCGCCATGCCTTTCAGTCCAGCTGTTACCGGAAAGTGCCAgtgcttgggaaaaaaaaaaaaaaaaaaaaaaaaattctcatgcCAGCTGCTGTTTCTGGCGTGTATGCAgctctgtgtgtgtgagtgtatatgtgtgagagagagagaggaggccGAGCGTACAGTAGCTCGTTCTATGCACACCCAAAATGTCCCGAAGGAACAGAAAGATACGTCACAGCGCACAACGCCAACAACAACCCAGCCTCGACCCTCTTGGTGCCATTTCATGACCTGCCCTCTGAACACGAGAACACACAAACACCTCAGCAAACAACCCGGACAGCTCGTCCGCTCATCGTTTTGTCAGGGGACAATCAAACTTTTCAAACGCGTCGAAGAATGACTGATGTTGCCCCTTGAGTATATAATCTGTTGGATTCCAAATTTTCATGTTGAACTTCTGTTTGTGCAAAGTGGTCTTTCGAAACATTTGTCTTCTCTGTGCAACAGCATATTCGTTTTAAAGTAGAATAAGCCATAGGTTTTTCCaagttgtgtatatatatttttggggtgAGATTACTTTGtacaacattaataataataattaaaaaaaaagagaagtcatCCTTGTGAGCCTTTAGGGACCAATGACAAGATATTTTATGTACATATGTGAGAGGTCATCAAAACTgactagaagaaaaaaaaaaaaaaagctgatcaAAAGATGTTCACCAATCTCATCAAAATCATCCCCTTCAACttgcaaaactaaaaatgacAGTCCtatacaaatctgtttaagcATTTATTCTGTATCCTCGATGTCCATGTACTAGTGCGCTCTTTTCCTCATGAGTAAGACAATTCagtcccctcccctcccccaaTACTGTCGGACATTCTTCAAGTGCACACTATAGGGCCACTTTGGCATACTAGCAGGCATACTACATGTTATTAGTGAGGCAAAAATGTTCAATTCTGATGAAATGTTAACTGGGAGCAATAATATTGTGGCATTAAAATTATATTCCTAAAactacctttttaaaaaaatatattttcgaggggttggggtgggggggcagcATTTCTTTCCCCCACTGAACATAATCTATCTAGTAGTGTTACTAATGCATCACACTCATTTACTAGTTCTACTAAAGAGCAGACTAATACATTGACTTTAAGCTCGATATCAAGAAATTTGAATCCGTATAATACAACAGTCCTCAAATGCATCCTTTCCCAATGAGATTTTCTAAGTTGCCAGCCTGGCATTTGATTTTAATGTCGGAATCAAACAATTTTACAAGCGGATGTCGGTACACTGTACAGCCAAAATCACATGTAGCATCTGGTTTCGCCGTCGTGTTTGTGCTCTTGCCAATATTGCGCTGCTGTACATTTCAGCCACGGGATATGTTTGCTATTTGTGCCAAAAGCCATTGTAATACAGAGACCAAAACGTGGAAATCAATGCAGCTTTTTACATGGGCAATAGAAATCCCACATCTGTTCGTGTTCACTTTGACACCTCTCaatatttgtctgttttttttctaatagcTTTGTGACGTGTTGCGTATTTGTCCGACACACTTTACTTTTTTTGCGAGCTGCATTGGATGTAAATATCCTCAcgcggcttaaaaaaaaatcgagtacCGGTAATTCTGTTTCATGTTGATGATGCAAATCTACTCTCAAATTGAGCAATTCgctctctgattggttgttcatCCTCAAGATCAATGGTGTCTTTAAAAATCGAATCTCTTGAAATGTTCTAATTAGTCCAAATGATCCAGCCTTGAGATTCTTATAAAGCCCGTATATTGGACATTGCTGTGGGTCGACTTTTGAGGAACACAGCTAAAGCTTTCTATCCGTAATTAATCCTGCGATAGATCACATGGCTTGTTGGTGAAGGTGATGGATTGGCAATTCTGTGCCAACACCTCGATTTATTGTTGGAAGTCTGTTCACTTGGTGCAGTTCATACCTGTCCTAGTTGATGATGATGGAATATTCCACAAATAGCAAGTAGTCGTTtattgttaattttgaagaatatcaaaaaaactaaaagttatttcactttacaaaaaaaaaaaaagtggatattGTTGCGCTATCAAATTGAACAAGGTTACTGACTGGAATGATGGCCTGATCTGTCTTAGGCCTCGGAGGACAAAGTGATTGGTGATGTTGGTGGAATAAAAGCAAAATTTAGGGCGGGACTGTAGCTGTGTGGCTTGTGTGCTCCATTAGCGACGTAATTTCTctgggattattattattattactcaacaaacaaaaactgcagcacCTCTGGTATGTCTCAACTCGGATAACTGTCATTCTTGTCTTAAAAGTCACCAGCAGCCTTGTACTCTTTCTTTCGTGTTCTTTTCAAAGCCCAAGGTGACTtatcttgtacaaaaaaaaaacactacatttGAGCTTCTTGTCTTCATCCAGCAACTTTTCACGTCCTTGATGCTTTTGTTGCCTTTTCAGTCTTGCCGTCATGTGCTCTAATCTCAAAGCTACGAGGGCCACACTTCACTGCAGCTTGCAGCTCAGCTCAGGTTTCACTTGACTGAAACTactcatttgtatttaattctgAGGTAcgcttgaaaacaaaaaacccgcATGCATAAACAGGGACCTTGAGAAACACTTGGATACCGATGAATTAGCAGGTATAAGCTCttttaaaatgggggggggaaatgcctttttttttttttataaacacctTACAACATAAGTAAAAGATAAACACACTTTCAGCAAAGTCTGGTACTGCTAATGTGGAGTAAACGTACTtttaggctaaatgctacaaaggtagcatttttttccccataatgccacggggtattttGACTTGCAaggttttttttcagtttttttttttttttaaataagcagtTAGCCTATATTATACTGATGCATTCAAAAATTACCATTGTTTATTAGTCGTTTTGTGGCTTTGTTCTTTTATTGTTCGTTATgcatttttcccataattccACTGGGTATGCACATGAGCAGGTCAATTCCCCGTGTcgttatgggggaaaaaatgccgaATGGAATTATGCACTTCAGATTATcatcaaatcataaaaaaaatactaagaaACAATGTTTACTTAAGGGATTTTCAATTGTATTATTATACTGTGATGTAGaccaaatataatattttttttaagtcagtacCCCagggcattatgggaaaaatgccatgtttttagcatttagcccacaagtacgtttgaacgtatttacAAATAAGTTGTACAAATACAgtgacaaacatgtttttttccagttgTAAAGTTAGACAAATAAGATTGGATCAAGTTTTGtgaaacagtccaatgttaggggaccaaaaaaaaaaaagtcatttggtttgtttaatataatttttttaattaaactgcCTATTTATCAGTAATTGGGACTTTTATTCTGCCAGATATTGCCATCGCCCTCAAAATCCATATTGGCCGTGCCCTACTTCAATTTGTTATAAATTAGAAGTGACTTTTTGCAGCATGACCCACTTCTAAGCGGTTGACTGAGTTTTAATTCAACCGATTCAGGTCTGTTTGCAACTCTCAGTTATCAATCACATGTGAGCTGCGTTGTCTGAGCTACTTGGTGTCCCAAGCCTGTCAGGTATACTCCACACGTACTGTATGCCTTTTCTAGTCGAGTAGCCGTTTTCCTGCTCTGTCTTTGGAGagcttaaaaaaagaagaaaaaaagagggatACCGGAAAAAAACTATGCCAGCAGCTCTGCCACCTCAGACCACAAACAGCTGTGAATGTATCGACCCAGCAACCGAGCACGTACGACCAGCCGGATCGCAACCTGCGTCACGACCCGAAAGGTCGCGGCGGCAGCTTGCGAGCGTGCAAATATCCGCAACGCTGGtcgtcctctctctctctctctctctctatttttttttgtatgcaaaaACCGCCAGAGCATCGTCCGCACAGGTTTCGTGTCTATGCTTACGTGATCCACACTGTGAAGAGGACGGGTTGCTTGGAAAACGGTTCAGGAAACGAGCACGTTGTAGCCCACCGCTCACCTACAGGGATTTAAATATTACACAACGAGAAGGCTTGGGTCCAAAAGTGCTCGGAAAAGCTGCAGTGAAGCTGTCGTGGCATTAAAAGTAGCAAAAagctttattacattttttttcacattcactttTTCAAATGCCAAGACTGCACGATTGTCTATTTGCTTTGTAAAAGTCATCCAGAAGCCGAACATCGTCATCATAATCgaactaacaaaacaaacaaacaaaaaaaatcacttttgaaaagaaaataccTCCATTTTAAAGACCAATGTGTTTTACCTCACTGTAAATATGCTCTCTATTTGTTTACTccgatttcttttatttctatGAAATGCTTAAGAAATTTAAAGagaagtttttgttttctttcttctgtggtaccttttttttttctttttttttttttccgtcacgCGGCTTCGTGTTGTGTTTGTGTCGAGTCCGAGCGTCGACGGAATCGATTCCACTTTTGCCATTCACGCTCTTGTGTATGACCCGTTTTGGTCGTGTTGTTCTACGTGAGCTTGTACAGTCAAAAGTGCTTTACAGATGTCAAGCCCCATTCTGAGCTCTGCTACAAAATGCCTTGTTCAATATGCTCTTTGTCTTAAAAACAAACGGaggggtgagaaaaaaaaaaaagagtcaaagtGGTGTTAGACGCCACCCCTCTTGGATTTCTAAACATattatcttgacttttttttttttaatatatatatatatatagtgtgtaCAGATGAATGAGAGATCATAGGAACTAGAGGACTGAAACATGTTAACTTTTAACATAGCTGGAGTAGAAAATGGTGTGAATAAAGAATGTTTCACTACATTGttggtgtttttatttgtcacaATATGTTGAATGTTTACAAAATCCTGTCAtaaaacattttggaaatatactgtatacacaCAGCGGCGTTTCCGTTTTGAACCGGATTTGcgactgttgtgtgctgaagggttcgATTCCAAAGcgcaaataaacacaaataaggttttaactattcacGTAACTTGACTAAATGAAAATatcttcttactgctgaaaacggTTACATGAGTCAAGTATACCTTGAAATATACACAACCAATTTGCTAACTGAATCATGTAGCTTCGTAAAAGCCCACAAAGTGCGAATTAAACGCTaacattagcaaaaaaaaaaaaaaaagtgtccactCGGTCAGCTTTTTGCTGGCTACATTGTTACACCAAATCAGCGTTTAATATTGCAAATAAGACCACAAGTAGCCAGATTTTCATCTGAATGGTAAATGGGGTGCGCTAATAGCGATTTATATCACGATATACTTACTTGCTCATAATAATTAGCAAGAAAAAACACCTTCCTGTATCCTTTTTAAGTGGTtttaaatacagtggtacctctacttacgaaattaattggttctggaagaaagttcttaagtagaaaattttgtaagtagagacgcattttccatgtaaatgccctaatccgttccaagcctcccaaaattcagacacaaatgttttataaagcataaaaatgcatcaaaacatataacaaatacatgttacaattagattattgcacaataaatgagagttgtgcataatgtaaaaaaaacaaagaaagtaaagaataaaaatgatggtcatttacctttttaactgctgtcgtcatcgttttttgccctctttggttcatgttgctctctctcagaagtgtttttttttcttttttttctgcctggtattttgtaaagaactgatccatgggtgttttattttttatttttttaaatatccttcggaaatgtccaaggcaaacatcatcttagtgagcaaacgcccgactggtgaacactttttctgggcgatttttttaaacaaattctgaaacgtcatagaaacttccggtatggcgaggcatctttttcaaaaaaaaaaaaagaaaaaaggcccgtcttgtCGCAATTAAagacttactgtgccttcatcaatcaccaattgtttgaattttttgcacaaattcgtcggccgttagttcatacgtttacgaaaaactatcggaacacctcatgggccgcgggatgaatgatgaggacgctgtatagacaccgatcgagtatctaggctcatagataccgatggtaaaggttcctcttagccaatgggatgccagaaagatgcacaaacaccgatctagtatttacgctcatagaaacctatggtaggaaatagccatagccgaaagtatgttgcgtttcgtatctagaaatttctttcgtaacaagaggcaatattttcccgttgaggcgtttcgtaactcgaaaatttcgtatgaagagacgtttgtaagtcgaggttccactgtacatgAATCTACTTTATGCTATATCGGGCTCTCTACAACACGGAGTCCATTTTCCATATAatgtcccccttttttttttaagtcatacaGATAGAAGTGCATTTGTGCGTTCCGCTTCCTTCTGTGCGCCCCTCAAAAGAAGCAGAGCCGCATTGGGGCCAACATCCATACGCCGCCATCTATCACCCGCATACTCTCTGCGGCCTTGACAAGCAATTCTTCACGTCGGGGCAAACAGTGCCCCTCCCTGCCTCGCAGCTAACATCGCACACTCTCCATCTCCTCCCAGAGGCGCAGTTAGCGTTGCCGTGCACGTCACGGGTgatagcatcatcatcatcatcatcacccacAAACACTTGGGCagaattcaaaatgttttggcCTTGCACGACGCCATCTTCTTGCATATGTTAGGTCAAGAAACTTGGTTGAGCTGCCTttcgatccccccccccccccccctcaaaaaggGGAAATCTGTCCGCCCACTGCAGCACAAGACGATCAGAATAAATGTGTGACATGTTGTGAGAGCTTTAGAAGGCGATGGAACTCCACGGCCTCTCTTGCGGGGTAATGCAGCAGTAAGCAAGCGCTgcagtgtgtaaaaaaaaaaaaaaaaaaaagcctcctgAATGATCCACTGCATCCGTTTCCCTCATTCGCTATCGACTCGCAATTCCCATGGCATCTCTTAATATTATTCACAAAAGCAGGGAGGAAAGGGAAAGCCAAACGAATGGGAATAGAAAGCACTGGataggcaaaaataataataatgctggtGACTTGACAAAATATTGACCCTGGGCACAATTTGGACagtttcacttaggggtgtactcacttttgttgccaacaGTTTGTAGTTATCAGTCAGTTTATGACTTCAAACTTCGTGGGAACGGGCTAAAGGAAGCCAGTTTCTTCCAACATGTATGTTCTAGATTCTCACAGTAGTACGgcggctccctctagtggttaaGTTGCAAAACTGCTTATTACATtgtcttgattttttattttttaagtgcatTTCATATGGGCAATTCAGCTGTATGTAACTTTTAAAATACACCAGCACTCAatcaaatgctttgttttaaaatatttattcaggAAGCATTCGAAAGTAATAAAGGATTCAACAAACAATGTCACTCAAAAAATCGAGACCACTTTTGCCTGTCTGACATTTTGGCCAGAAATGGGGCATTTTTAAAGAGTCATAACTTTGATACGTTAATATGAAAAATGATAATTATCACTGGAACGACTTTAAAAGCTGTTTTGTTTAAAGTCTTAAAATGgcgtaccttaaaaaaaaaaaaaaaaaaaaaatccgatctACAATAACCGAACTGCGAAGTCGCTAAGGAACACCCTCTTACGTCGTTGTAATTACGGTTAGTCGCCAGTAGAGGGCAATGTAGCACAAGAAATCATTCCTCACTTCAACTACAGTATTGTAGTCCAAAACATTAATTAATCACTGTCAAAACGTTTTTACAGTGACGTTTTAGCATTAGTGTGACTAAATACTGCAATATTGTTTGTTATTAAGGAAATATGATTCAACGCTGTATCATCCGGTGCACGTGACTCCTattgaataaaaatgttttatggcGGTGAAAAGGCGAGGGAGGAGCGCGCTTGCAAGCGGTGGGCGGCGACATGTGTGGATTTATTCGCAATGATGTCTAATCCCCGACATCACACCATCATACACCAACACCATCTGCCGACCATTCACAGTCGGAGTCAGCTGCTTGCAATTGCATGGGCTGCTGGGTACTGGCGGGTACTGATTGTTACAGGGACGACTTGAGTGGCGCTGGGGGtggaggaggaaggagggggtgggggggggggggtgggggggttagattttttttttttttttttttttttctcttctctgtCGAGTCTCATCCGCAGCAGGGTTTGAGGATGCTGAGGGACTGCAGCTGATGGAGGCTTCTTGTCCCGCCCGATCGGCCTGACTGCGGCTTCCAGCTTTCGTTTCCCTGAGGAAGAGAGAGTGCTGGGCTGGGGGAGACGCGACCGGGAGGCTGGTGAAGTGGAATCGTCCTCATCCACACCATAGCCTGCTCATCACAACCTGGTACAACATTTTTTGtcctctaaaatgtgcttatagCTTTTATGTTTGGAGAGTAAAATGTAGGCCTGTGAAGATTGCATGCTGGTGTCCAACCACATTGTTATGGTTTACCTCAAAGCTGTGAACTATAATCACTTTCATATTGTATGTACACAAAAAATACTTCGCTTCAATCAAGtgaacaaaatagtttttccagcttttcaatttattttaaaaagtgactgTATCCTATATTAAAAATGAAGACAACAAGGAACATGCTGGACCTTGAGGGTGACACCTGTGCATTAAAAGGTGTCatataaaatgtaaacacacaATGTGACATTTTCACATGTGTTTGTGTTCGTTCAAACATTTTAAAGTCGCAATTAAGAGGCAGCACCAAATGAAAAGCGGTTTGGTTTAATTCCTTCAGTCATCCTGGAATGGTACTCGAAAGAATCGATGCCAGaataaaatgtgatatttaattttaactatattttgtgtgtactttttttttttttttttaggaataatCTTTAACTATACAGTATTTGTTGACATTTAGGCCTACAACGTTAGTATACGTTTTAATGTTAGTAATGATGGTGGTACTTTGCATAAAAAGTTTAATAACACTACTACATTATAATGTcaagtttaaaaatgtttatcaaATACAATTAAGTTACACAGTGCAATGAATTTATTAACTATGCTCTTTATCAACAGAAAAAGGTAACTATTAAATAAACTACAATGTATGACGAATATAAGAAAATTTTATAATAACATGAagaatgatgatgatttttcttttttgttctgtCGCTTTTTTTCCACTGTTGTTATCTGTATAGTTATCTTTTACGAAAcgcgtttttttattatttttggttcCAGCGTGCCGGCGGATTTTCGACCCATCGGAGCCGCCGTAGAAATGGGAGACAACATGTCAAAGCGTCTGAAGCTGATTTCGGTGACAGAAGCTGAGATGGAGGAGCGTTCTTTTGCCAACCCTTACACTGACTGGGACCAAGGAGTCCTCGCGTCCAATTCTGGAGCAGAAGTGGATTACCATGAACCGTTTGACGAGGAAGGAAAGGCGAGTTGCTCTGTGGTTTTGCGGAAATTAACGCAATATACGTATGACGCATGCTAGCATAAACAAGATGGCTAACATGGATATATTGCCACAGGTGCTTGCTTTCACGCGTTTAAATGCGATttaagaataattaaatatgcTGCGTAGTGGAATAAGGTTCGAAAATGGTTACACAAAATACGCCTATTCAAATAGCTTCTGAAGACGTGAATATTTGCTGGGTTCTCATCTTTATAACAACATATCCCACAATCCCACGCGGCTTGCCACGGCAAAAATATCCACTAGCTTTTATCAAATGTCACAGTTAAAAATAACACGTCGTTATTATTAGAGAATTACTTAAATAAGCATCATGAAGTGTGGTGGTTGTTTTATTCGTTATTCCAATAATTGTCAAATTCTGCGAAAAGTCACAGTGGCttgtaataaaaatgaacaatataCACTGCCATTTAGATGTTTAGACATGGTTTCTCATTCGATAGCATAACCAGGTTGCCCTCTTTCTTGACTCACACACATCCTTATGTACTTTTACTTATATACAGTATTCTGTCTCTCTCAGGTGAGCTCATCCTTTCAACGGAAGGTCCAGAGTAAGATAAAAGATCTGCTTCAGCAAATGGAGGAGGGCCTGAAGACTGCCGACCCTCACGACTTCTCCACTTACACTGGCTGGACAGGTCTGTCACCTGTGAGAATTTTAATAATGAAAACTTGAATGCATCATTCCCTATCTTCTATCCAGGGATTGCTTTACTGTACGTGCAGCTGTATCGTGGCTCCGATGACGTCGCGCACCTGCAAAGGGCACTGGACTACGTGAAGAGATCAATGAGGATCCTGAATGGCCGAAAAGTGACTTTCCTTTGTGGCGACGCCGGCCCGCTGGCAGTGGGTGCGGTGGTCCACCACAAGCTGGGCAACACTGCTGACAGCAACGACTGTCTTTCAAGGTGAGccttgacattttttaaatgtatttttgttttgattcagtTTTCCAAACTTTCTTCAAATTGAATCAACTTTTCCCTCCTTAGGCTCCTCCAGCTGCAGCGATCCGTTCTCAGTACAGATTCCGAGATGCCAGATGAGCTTCTGTATGGACGAGCTGGTTACCTGTACTCGCTTTTGTATGTTAACAAGGAAATAGGAGGCGCCACTGTGGATGAAGCCACCGTTGCAAAAGTGAGCCATGCACTCATTTTGtgcttttaaatacatttttaaaaatctatttttagatAAAAGTTACCTATCTTTTTAGATGCCAGTAGTGATTGaggtaaaaataaacattttccttTGAAGCAGCAGTTTCCTGCAGCACTGCAGTGCAGTTAACCATTTTTGCACTCATAAATCAGGCCTGGCCACCACAGCTCATTGCCTTTATCAAACTGTGCCTCGGGGTGCAGTTAGCAAGTGTTGTTTCCTTTTTGTTGTTCTCGGCGTTCTGGGAGTCTGCAGTTATCTTTGATAATCACTTCATAGGCTGTCTGCGAGCGTTTCGCTTTATGGCCTAGTTAAATTGTTTTATTCAGAATCACAATCAGGTTTCTTGGCCGAGTATGGAATAACATGGAATTTTGTATTCACAGGCAACCCGTCcgagaaacatgaaaaatgactAACAGGGAGACAGAATTGGAAGCCCTCAATtacccttattattattattgtaattattattgattcaatcatttattttataaattattattctgattattattattattatttttattattctttgattttttttttccccaacaataattcatgaccaacagagggagacagaatcagaacattattattattattattattattattattattattattattattattattaatgtatttatttatgtttaaatatttctttttaattataattattattagatttttttcacaacattaattcatgaccaacagagggagacataATGGGAAGCCTGGTGGTCCTCTAATTAGCTCCCCAAATTTCTGAGATGGAAAAAAGGAAAAGCAAGATGGGGGGAGCTCATATTACTACTACgattattattgattattattattattattaattattattggaAGCAATATTGCTTCATTTTCCTAACATTAATTCACAATTGTGTGTTGGTGAAATATACATCACTacttcatttttaattattaaaataaattcagTCACGGTCCCATTGTAGTTCATTTTTTCCAAACATCGAAATGTGTTAGAAGCTTTTTCTTGACACTTTTCCGTCTCCATCCCAGGTGGTGACGGCCATTATTGAATCTGGGAAAAATCTGTCAGCAGAGCTGAAGAAGACGGAACGCTGCCCTCTGCTGTACGAATGGCACAAGAAGCAGTACATCGGCGCCGCTCATGGCCTGGCTGGAATCTTTTACATGCTCATGCAGGTAAACAAATTGGGCGACGTCGCATGTGAGCCGACGTGGTCGAGTAAAACGCGTCTTATCCGTTCAGCCGGGGGCGAGGGTCCCCCCCGACATGCTGTCCGAGTTGGTTCGGCCCAGCATCGACTACATCCGCCACAAGAGATTTCGATCCGGCAACTTCCCGTCGTCGCTGAGCAACGAGAGCGACCGACTGGTTCACTGGTGCCACGGGGCGCCTGGCGTCATCCACATGCTCATTATGACTTATAAGGTAAGAAAGACGTCATGGAGGCGACAGCCGTTCCGACATTTCCAAGTTGAAGTTACTCGAAATGTTGTGCAAATATATTCATCTGTTTATAAACCACAGTCGAGGGTGAGCTTGTAGGTAAGGCTCGTCCCGCGCTCactatatttcattttaatcgCCCGACTTGGCGCACACTTGAAGCTATAAATTGTTGTTTGAATTCCCTCCCTTCTTTGTCAGCGAGCCGCTTGGCACCAAAAGTGCCGTTAGCGCTCAGACTGCAGTCACGAATCTTGAAGCTCATTTCTGGCGCAACGTTACAAGTCCTTAAAGggggaccttttttttgtttgcatgtaTACACATAGTTGGGCCACCCGTgacgtgtgaaattaaacaagctTGTAAATTTTTTATGAACTgtctatttttttgggaaaaaaaaaaaaagcagttctgCCTC
This genomic window from Festucalex cinctus isolate MCC-2025b chromosome 20, RoL_Fcin_1.0, whole genome shotgun sequence contains:
- the lancl2 gene encoding lanC-like protein 2; this encodes MGDNMSKRLKLISVTEAEMEERSFANPYTDWDQGVLASNSGAEVDYHEPFDEEGKVSSSFQRKVQSKIKDLLQQMEEGLKTADPHDFSTYTGWTGIALLYVQLYRGSDDVAHLQRALDYVKRSMRILNGRKVTFLCGDAGPLAVGAVVHHKLGNTADSNDCLSRLLQLQRSVLSTDSEMPDELLYGRAGYLYSLLYVNKEIGGATVDEATVAKVVTAIIESGKNLSAELKKTERCPLLYEWHKKQYIGAAHGLAGIFYMLMQPGARVPPDMLSELVRPSIDYIRHKRFRSGNFPSSLSNESDRLVHWCHGAPGVIHMLIMTYKVFKEDKYLKEAVECGEVIWQRGLLRKGYGICHGTAGNGYAFLALYKLTQEKKYLYRACKFAEWCLDYGTHGCRIPDRPYSLFEGMAGTIHYLSEMAAPEASCFPAFEQ